Proteins encoded together in one Shewanella oneidensis MR-1 window:
- a CDS encoding enoyl-CoA hydratase/isomerase family protein, translating to MTNLVDKAAHSFATQNVVFQTLATASGKLVGVVTLNVEKALNALDLDMVRAMTVQLNLWKKDPLIACVVLDGSGEKAFCAGGDVRALYHASVAAKGQVTEVAKVFFEEEYRLDYLLHTYGKPVLVWGDGIVMGGGLGLMAGASHKVVTETSRIAMPEVTIGLYPDVGGSYFLNRMPGKMGLFLGLTAYHMNAADACYVGLADHYLNRDDKELMFDAMATLDWSDSPALNHQRLDTMINELSNQVDIPKGDSVLAESQEMIDRLMAGSLTDIVTRMSTLSTDEAWLSKACATMLAGSPISWHLAYIQTQLGTKLSLAQCFKWELTVSVNVCAKGDFCEGVRALLIDKDKQPKWQFADVQSVPNSVIEDILTSPWGEEHPLSQLS from the coding sequence ATGACAAACTTAGTAGATAAGGCTGCACACTCGTTCGCCACTCAAAATGTGGTTTTTCAAACTTTAGCCACCGCCTCGGGCAAATTAGTTGGGGTGGTGACGCTCAATGTTGAAAAAGCCCTCAACGCCTTGGATCTTGATATGGTTCGGGCCATGACGGTGCAGCTCAATTTGTGGAAAAAAGATCCGTTAATCGCCTGTGTGGTACTGGATGGCAGCGGAGAAAAGGCGTTTTGTGCGGGTGGCGATGTGCGGGCGTTATATCACGCCTCAGTTGCCGCTAAGGGACAAGTGACTGAGGTCGCTAAAGTATTCTTTGAAGAAGAATATCGTCTCGATTATCTACTGCATACCTATGGTAAACCTGTGCTGGTATGGGGTGATGGCATTGTGATGGGCGGTGGACTCGGCCTGATGGCGGGTGCCAGCCACAAAGTGGTGACAGAAACCTCCCGTATCGCTATGCCAGAAGTCACCATCGGGCTTTATCCCGATGTTGGTGGCAGTTATTTCCTTAATCGTATGCCGGGGAAAATGGGGCTGTTTTTAGGGCTAACGGCCTATCATATGAATGCCGCCGATGCCTGCTATGTTGGCCTTGCCGATCATTATCTAAACCGTGATGACAAAGAATTGATGTTCGATGCCATGGCGACCCTCGATTGGAGTGACTCGCCTGCACTCAATCATCAACGACTCGATACGATGATCAACGAACTGTCTAACCAAGTGGATATTCCTAAGGGCGACAGTGTATTGGCCGAGAGTCAAGAGATGATCGACAGGCTGATGGCAGGGAGTTTAACGGATATCGTCACGCGGATGTCGACCTTAAGCACCGATGAAGCGTGGTTAAGTAAGGCGTGCGCGACCATGTTGGCGGGTAGCCCAATCAGTTGGCATTTGGCGTATATCCAAACCCAGCTAGGCACTAAACTCAGCCTAGCGCAATGTTTTAAATGGGAATTAACCGTTAGCGTCAATGTTTGCGCTAAGGGAGATTTCTGCGAAGGGGTGCGTGCACTGTTGATTGATAAAGACAAACAGCCTAAGTGGCAGTTCGCGGATGTGCAATCTGTACCCAACAGTGTTATTGAGGACATTTTGACCTCACCTTGGGGGGAAGAGCATCCCTTAAGCCAATTAAGCTAA
- the mmsB gene encoding 3-hydroxyisobutyrate dehydrogenase — protein sequence MSTVAFIGLGNMGGPMAANLLKAGMTVRVFDLVHTAMQTLAEQGALVSSTACGAAAGANVVITMLPAGKHVKNLYLGSGSEKGLLDVVASDTLLIDCSTIDAQSAQLVATQAAKNGLEFMDAPVSGGTSGAAAGTLTFICGGSDTAFERAQPVLNAMGKNIFHAGGPGAGQIAKICNNMLLSVLMVGTSEALQMGIDHGLDPKVLSNIMKVSSGGNWTLEKYNPCPGVMENVPSSKGYQGGFMVDLMVKDLGLSFEAALLSNSSTPMGALARSLYVSHARQGNGHRDFSSIFEQFAPLKK from the coding sequence ATGAGTACAGTAGCATTTATCGGTTTAGGTAATATGGGCGGCCCAATGGCGGCCAATTTATTAAAAGCGGGCATGACAGTACGTGTGTTCGACTTAGTGCATACGGCCATGCAAACCTTGGCGGAGCAAGGTGCATTAGTGTCAAGCACAGCATGTGGCGCGGCGGCGGGTGCAAACGTGGTGATCACTATGCTGCCCGCAGGTAAGCATGTCAAAAATTTATATTTAGGCAGCGGTAGCGAAAAAGGTCTGCTCGATGTGGTAGCCAGCGATACCTTACTGATTGATTGTTCGACCATTGACGCCCAAAGTGCTCAGCTGGTGGCAACGCAAGCGGCCAAGAATGGGCTCGAGTTTATGGATGCCCCCGTTTCAGGTGGCACTTCTGGCGCAGCAGCGGGTACCTTAACCTTTATTTGCGGTGGTTCGGATACAGCCTTTGAGCGCGCGCAACCTGTACTGAATGCCATGGGCAAAAATATCTTCCATGCGGGTGGTCCAGGCGCTGGGCAAATTGCTAAAATCTGCAATAACATGCTGTTATCTGTGTTGATGGTCGGTACATCTGAAGCGCTGCAAATGGGGATAGACCATGGCCTCGATCCAAAAGTGTTGTCGAACATTATGAAGGTCAGCAGCGGCGGTAACTGGACGCTCGAAAAGTATAACCCTTGTCCAGGCGTGATGGAGAATGTGCCTTCTTCTAAGGGCTATCAGGGTGGTTTTATGGTAGATTTGATGGTTAAAGATCTCGGCCTTTCCTTCGAGGCCGCATTATTGAGCAATTCGAGCACGCCAATGGGAGCTCTTGCTCGCAGTTTGTATGTCAGCCATGCAAGACAAGGCAATGGCCACCGAGATTTCTCCAGTATTTTTGAACAATTTGCTCCACTTAAGAAATAG
- a CDS encoding SDR family oxidoreductase, whose amino-acid sequence MDLKDKVVVITGGAGGLGLAMAHNFAQAGAKLALIDVDQDKLERACADLGSSTEVQGYALDITDEEDVVAGFAYILEDFGKINVLVNNAGILRDGMLVKAKDGKVTDRMSFDQFQSVINVNLTGTFLCGREAAAAMIESGQAGVIVNISSLAKAGNVGQSNYAASKAGVAAMSVGWAKELARYNIRSAAVAPGVIATEMTAAMKPEALERLEKLVPVGRLGHAEEIASTVRFIIENDYVNGRVFEVDGGIRL is encoded by the coding sequence ATGGATTTAAAAGATAAGGTTGTCGTCATTACTGGCGGCGCGGGTGGTTTAGGCTTAGCGATGGCGCATAATTTTGCGCAGGCGGGTGCTAAGTTGGCGCTTATCGATGTGGATCAAGACAAGCTAGAACGCGCCTGTGCCGATTTAGGCTCATCCACAGAAGTCCAAGGTTATGCGTTAGATATTACTGATGAAGAAGACGTGGTTGCAGGTTTTGCCTACATATTGGAAGATTTTGGCAAAATCAACGTGTTAGTCAATAATGCCGGCATTCTACGTGATGGCATGTTAGTCAAAGCCAAAGACGGCAAGGTGACAGATCGTATGTCATTCGACCAGTTCCAATCGGTGATCAATGTTAACCTTACCGGTACATTCCTCTGTGGCCGTGAAGCGGCTGCCGCAATGATTGAATCGGGACAAGCTGGGGTGATTGTTAACATTTCTAGTCTTGCCAAAGCAGGCAACGTGGGACAATCCAACTATGCGGCCTCCAAAGCGGGTGTGGCGGCGATGTCTGTCGGTTGGGCAAAAGAGCTGGCCCGTTACAATATCCGTAGCGCAGCGGTGGCACCAGGGGTGATTGCGACCGAAATGACGGCTGCAATGAAACCGGAAGCGCTTGAGCGTTTAGAGAAGCTCGTACCCGTTGGCCGTTTGGGTCATGCGGAGGAAATAGCTTCTACCGTACGCTTTATTATTGAAAACGATTACGTAAATGGTCGTGTGTTCGAGGTGGATGGCGGTATCCGCTTATAA
- a CDS encoding prolyl oligopeptidase family serine peptidase: protein MGLGRYLPYLLSAALLLLCGCERTDTHAQPAKENGEIKVAPYGSWQSPLSAADVFKQTDDIAELQSVGNAIYFAESSGRDQGKVGIKRLDGLGKVTQVVLPDFNVKSTVHEYGGAAFLGIGKSLFATKMQDQLFYRFAPNQPPLPLTPNGTRHADCVAYPKGSRIICVREDHRQGGEPKASLVTINLNFAGEGDTFVSGHDFISSPTISPDNTQLAWITWEHPYMPWDNSVLWLGELDRKGQLKNVRKVSTPEASSVAQPLFGPDGKLYVVSDISNWWNIYRVTPSYTLEPVLSKNAEFAVPDWRLGNHNYAFENATTLIASYVEGNRAALLRIHLDSELTESLAIDFAEITQVVKGEDGVYFVGAKATPEKGIYRVVGRGTELVYAPALANLNPNYVSRAINIAFATGKDQQAYGYFYGPVNPKYVPPHDTRPPLIVMLHGGPTSRASLAYRSEIQFWTSRGFAVLDLNFRGSSGFGRAYRQSLYGKWGESDVEDAVNAAKYLVAKGWVDANKLAIRGISAGGLTVMSSLAFYNVFQAGVSYEGISDVEQLAKSTHKFESGYLDQLIGPYPENTDRYRELSPLNHLDGLNEPLLIFQSLRNKIVPTSQSRQIYDALKAKGVPTAYIDYGDDSDEGRTPEHKAAGLETELAFYGQVFKFTPAGKLPPLILDNISALTP from the coding sequence ATGGGTTTAGGACGCTATCTTCCATATCTGCTGAGTGCGGCTTTGTTGCTACTCTGCGGATGTGAGCGTACGGATACACATGCTCAACCCGCCAAGGAAAACGGCGAAATTAAAGTTGCCCCCTATGGTAGCTGGCAATCACCTTTGTCTGCGGCTGATGTCTTTAAACAAACCGATGATATTGCAGAATTACAAAGCGTAGGTAATGCGATTTATTTTGCCGAATCGAGTGGGCGCGACCAAGGCAAGGTGGGCATCAAGCGCCTCGACGGCCTTGGTAAAGTCACTCAAGTGGTTTTGCCGGATTTTAATGTTAAATCCACTGTGCATGAATATGGCGGTGCAGCGTTTTTGGGTATAGGCAAGAGCCTCTTTGCCACCAAAATGCAGGATCAGCTGTTTTACCGTTTTGCCCCTAACCAGCCGCCTTTGCCGTTAACCCCCAATGGCACGCGCCATGCTGATTGCGTGGCTTATCCTAAGGGCTCACGAATTATCTGCGTGCGTGAAGATCATCGTCAGGGGGGGGAACCGAAAGCGAGCCTAGTGACCATCAATCTTAACTTTGCTGGTGAAGGCGATACCTTTGTCTCGGGACATGACTTTATCTCTTCCCCGACCATTTCACCCGATAACACCCAACTGGCGTGGATCACATGGGAACATCCTTATATGCCATGGGATAACAGTGTGCTGTGGCTTGGGGAGCTTGACCGCAAAGGCCAATTAAAAAATGTTCGCAAGGTAAGTACACCGGAGGCGTCTTCGGTGGCTCAGCCTTTGTTTGGCCCTGACGGAAAATTATATGTGGTCTCCGATATCAGTAATTGGTGGAACATTTATCGCGTCACTCCAAGTTACACTTTAGAGCCCGTGTTGAGTAAAAATGCCGAGTTTGCGGTGCCCGATTGGCGTTTAGGTAACCATAATTATGCCTTTGAAAATGCAACAACTTTGATTGCTAGTTATGTTGAAGGCAATCGAGCGGCATTACTGCGCATTCACTTAGATTCGGAATTAACTGAATCCCTTGCAATTGATTTTGCAGAGATCACTCAAGTGGTGAAGGGTGAAGACGGTGTTTATTTTGTTGGTGCAAAGGCGACGCCAGAGAAAGGCATTTACCGGGTGGTTGGCCGCGGTACCGAACTTGTGTATGCGCCAGCACTCGCCAATTTAAATCCTAACTATGTGTCACGGGCGATAAATATTGCCTTCGCAACGGGCAAAGACCAGCAGGCCTACGGTTATTTTTATGGTCCCGTCAATCCCAAATACGTGCCGCCCCATGATACCCGTCCGCCGCTGATTGTGATGTTACATGGTGGGCCGACATCACGGGCGAGTTTAGCCTATCGCAGTGAGATCCAATTTTGGACTAGCCGCGGTTTTGCGGTGTTAGATTTAAATTTCCGTGGCAGTAGCGGCTTTGGTCGCGCCTATCGTCAAAGCCTGTATGGTAAATGGGGGGAAAGCGATGTTGAAGATGCGGTCAATGCGGCTAAATACTTAGTGGCTAAGGGATGGGTCGATGCGAATAAGCTGGCCATTCGCGGGATCAGTGCGGGAGGATTGACCGTGATGTCATCCTTAGCTTTTTATAATGTATTCCAAGCGGGTGTAAGCTATGAAGGCATCAGCGATGTTGAACAGCTTGCTAAGAGCACGCATAAATTTGAGTCGGGCTATCTGGATCAATTAATCGGGCCATATCCTGAAAATACAGACAGATACCGTGAGTTATCGCCACTAAATCATTTAGATGGGTTAAATGAGCCGCTGCTGATTTTCCAAAGTTTAAGAAACAAAATTGTCCCTACGTCGCAGTCACGGCAAATTTATGATGCCCTTAAAGCTAAAGGCGTACCGACGGCCTATATCGATTATGGCGATGATTCTGACGAAGGGCGCACCCCTGAACATAAGGCTGCGGGATTAGAAACTGAGTTAGCCTTTTATGGGCAAGTGTTTAAGTTTACTCCAGCGGGTAAATTACCCCCATTAATACTCGATAATATAAGCGCATT